In Gopherus flavomarginatus isolate rGopFla2 chromosome 1, rGopFla2.mat.asm, whole genome shotgun sequence, a single genomic region encodes these proteins:
- the SYPL1 gene encoding synaptophysin-like protein 1 isoform X2 encodes MLGLQVNLSSLLEPLGFIKIFSIFVFASCGVYKGTTTILVSCKGVVNKTVTAAFAYPFRLNTAVFSAPDPTRCSGTWTDFHLVGNFSSSAQFFVTFAVLVFLYCIAALVLYVGYMHLYRNTGKIPLIDLVITVMVAFLWLVSTSAWAKALTDIKISTGPSIVQEIASCKLPGSTCLFASVTGMGTLNMSVVSGLLNMILWGGNVWFVYKETSLHNPSNSTPRSSGIYPPPTGI; translated from the exons ATGCTTGGCCTTCAAGTCAACCTCAGCTCGCTGCTGGAGCCTCTTGGCTTCATTAAG ATTTTTTCCATCTTTGTTTTTGCCAGCTGTGGAGTTTATAAAGGTACAACTACAATTTTAGTTTCTTGTAAAGGTGTTGTGAACAAAACAGTTACAGCTGCTTTTGCTTATCCATTCAG GTTGAATACAGCTGTGTTTAGTGCACCAGATCCAACACGATGCAGTGGCACTTGGACTGACTTTCACCTTGTGGGCAACTTCTCCTCTTCTGCACAGTTCTTTGTTACTTTTGCAGTCTTGGTATTCCTTTACTGTATTGCCGCCCTTGTACTATATGTTGGGTACATGCACCTGTATCGAAACACTGGCAAAATCCCATTGATT GACTTGGTTATTACTGTCATGGTTGCTTTTCTGTGGCTGGTTAGCACTTCAGCCTGGGCTAAGGCACTTACTGATATAAAAATATCTACCGGTCCCAGCATTGTTCAGGAAATTGCATCTTGCAAATTACCAGGATCAACTTGTTTGTTTGCTTCTGTTACCGGCATGGGAACTCTAAATATGTCTGTG GTTTCTGGATTACTTAACATGATTCTGTGGGGAGGAAATGTTTGGTTTGTATacaaggagaccagcttgcataACCCATCAAACTCAACTCCCCGAAGCTCAGGAATCTATCCACCACCAACAGGAATATAA
- the SYPL1 gene encoding synaptophysin-like protein 1 isoform X3, with the protein MLGLQVNLSSLLEPLGFIKVLEWIFSIFVFASCGVYKGTTTILVSCKGVVNKTVTAAFAYPFRLNTAVFSAPDPTRCSGTWTDFHLVGNFSSSAQFFVTFAVLVFLYCIAALVLYVGYMHLYRNTGKIPLIVSGLLNMILWGGNVWFVYKETSLHNPSNSTPRSSGIYPPPTGI; encoded by the exons ATGCTTGGCCTTCAAGTCAACCTCAGCTCGCTGCTGGAGCCTCTTGGCTTCATTAAGGTGCTTGAGTGG ATTTTTTCCATCTTTGTTTTTGCCAGCTGTGGAGTTTATAAAGGTACAACTACAATTTTAGTTTCTTGTAAAGGTGTTGTGAACAAAACAGTTACAGCTGCTTTTGCTTATCCATTCAG GTTGAATACAGCTGTGTTTAGTGCACCAGATCCAACACGATGCAGTGGCACTTGGACTGACTTTCACCTTGTGGGCAACTTCTCCTCTTCTGCACAGTTCTTTGTTACTTTTGCAGTCTTGGTATTCCTTTACTGTATTGCCGCCCTTGTACTATATGTTGGGTACATGCACCTGTATCGAAACACTGGCAAAATCCCATTGATT GTTTCTGGATTACTTAACATGATTCTGTGGGGAGGAAATGTTTGGTTTGTATacaaggagaccagcttgcataACCCATCAAACTCAACTCCCCGAAGCTCAGGAATCTATCCACCACCAACAGGAATATAA
- the SYPL1 gene encoding synaptophysin-like protein 1 isoform X1: MLGLQVNLSSLLEPLGFIKVLEWIFSIFVFASCGVYKGTTTILVSCKGVVNKTVTAAFAYPFRLNTAVFSAPDPTRCSGTWTDFHLVGNFSSSAQFFVTFAVLVFLYCIAALVLYVGYMHLYRNTGKIPLIDLVITVMVAFLWLVSTSAWAKALTDIKISTGPSIVQEIASCKLPGSTCLFASVTGMGTLNMSVVSGLLNMILWGGNVWFVYKETSLHNPSNSTPRSSGIYPPPTGI; encoded by the exons ATGCTTGGCCTTCAAGTCAACCTCAGCTCGCTGCTGGAGCCTCTTGGCTTCATTAAGGTGCTTGAGTGG ATTTTTTCCATCTTTGTTTTTGCCAGCTGTGGAGTTTATAAAGGTACAACTACAATTTTAGTTTCTTGTAAAGGTGTTGTGAACAAAACAGTTACAGCTGCTTTTGCTTATCCATTCAG GTTGAATACAGCTGTGTTTAGTGCACCAGATCCAACACGATGCAGTGGCACTTGGACTGACTTTCACCTTGTGGGCAACTTCTCCTCTTCTGCACAGTTCTTTGTTACTTTTGCAGTCTTGGTATTCCTTTACTGTATTGCCGCCCTTGTACTATATGTTGGGTACATGCACCTGTATCGAAACACTGGCAAAATCCCATTGATT GACTTGGTTATTACTGTCATGGTTGCTTTTCTGTGGCTGGTTAGCACTTCAGCCTGGGCTAAGGCACTTACTGATATAAAAATATCTACCGGTCCCAGCATTGTTCAGGAAATTGCATCTTGCAAATTACCAGGATCAACTTGTTTGTTTGCTTCTGTTACCGGCATGGGAACTCTAAATATGTCTGTG GTTTCTGGATTACTTAACATGATTCTGTGGGGAGGAAATGTTTGGTTTGTATacaaggagaccagcttgcataACCCATCAAACTCAACTCCCCGAAGCTCAGGAATCTATCCACCACCAACAGGAATATAA
- the SYPL1 gene encoding synaptophysin-like protein 1 isoform X4, with amino-acid sequence MLGLQVNLSSLLEPLGFIKVLEWDLVITVMVAFLWLVSTSAWAKALTDIKISTGPSIVQEIASCKLPGSTCLFASVTGMGTLNMSVVSGLLNMILWGGNVWFVYKETSLHNPSNSTPRSSGIYPPPTGI; translated from the exons ATGCTTGGCCTTCAAGTCAACCTCAGCTCGCTGCTGGAGCCTCTTGGCTTCATTAAGGTGCTTGAGTGG GACTTGGTTATTACTGTCATGGTTGCTTTTCTGTGGCTGGTTAGCACTTCAGCCTGGGCTAAGGCACTTACTGATATAAAAATATCTACCGGTCCCAGCATTGTTCAGGAAATTGCATCTTGCAAATTACCAGGATCAACTTGTTTGTTTGCTTCTGTTACCGGCATGGGAACTCTAAATATGTCTGTG GTTTCTGGATTACTTAACATGATTCTGTGGGGAGGAAATGTTTGGTTTGTATacaaggagaccagcttgcataACCCATCAAACTCAACTCCCCGAAGCTCAGGAATCTATCCACCACCAACAGGAATATAA